The following coding sequences lie in one Cannabis sativa cultivar Pink pepper isolate KNU-18-1 chromosome 5, ASM2916894v1, whole genome shotgun sequence genomic window:
- the LOC133037819 gene encoding uncharacterized protein LOC133037819, with protein MVQAYYQDISDDGGGLQLSVHSVQAEEEKDTLNFENMFIDPDFLKSVVDSTVKSALKTDYVSFHDDSDKLSLVLYDESYLSPEVQKRQPKPSSFVLSPYVVDFGSSSSSKEGLMRIVQDDKFIVHGINPFKDEIGFNTGAEQCIKFSKFIDENIVMNRGVKKYSDADNILYPPIDFSFIEISEKMWFYELHACGVFLRDSVRNWFLFIIFYVFDI; from the exons atgGTTCAGGCATACTATCAGGATATATCGGATGATGGTGGTGGGTTACAGTTGTCCGTTCATTCTGTTCAAGCTGAG GAGGAAAAGGacactttgaattttgaaaatatgtTTATCGATCCTGATTTTCTTAAGAGTGTGGTTGATAGCACTGTTAAGAGTGCTTTGAAGACAGATTATGTTTCGTTTCATGATGATAGTGATAAGTTGAGTTTGGTTTTGTACGATGAATCGTATTTGTCTCCGGAGGTTCAAAAGAGACAGCCCAAACCAAGCTCTTTTGTTCTGTCGCCATATGTTGTGGACTTTGGGTCTTCGTCATCTTCGAAGGAAGGCTTAATGAGGATTGTGCAAGATGATAAATTTATTGTGCATGGAATCAATCCTTTTAAAGATGAAATTGGTTTTAATACTGGTGCTGAGCAGTGCATTAAGTTTTCCAAATTTATTGATGAGAACATTGTCATGAATAGGGG TGTGAAGAAGTACTCTGATGCGGACAACATCTTATATCCACCGATTGATTTTTCTTTCATTGAAATTTCCGAGAAGATGTGGTTCTACGAGCTTCACGCTTGTGGTGTATTTCTGCGTGACAGtgtaagaaactggtttctttttattattttctatgtCTTTGATATTTGA